Proteins from a genomic interval of Diaphorobacter sp. HDW4A:
- the frr gene encoding ribosome recycling factor has protein sequence MTIADIKKTTQTKMDQSIEALKSNLSKVRTGRANPQLLDTIHVEYYGSMVPLSQVANVTLLDSRTISVQPWEKPMGAKIEKAIRESELGLNPASLGDLIRVPMPAMSEERRKEMTKLARTEGENSKIAIRNLRRDANESVKKLVKDKEASEDDQKRSEAEVQKLTDKHIADIDALVASKEQEIMAI, from the coding sequence ATGACCATCGCCGATATCAAGAAAACCACCCAGACCAAGATGGACCAGTCCATCGAGGCGCTCAAGAGCAATCTTTCCAAGGTCCGCACCGGCCGCGCCAACCCGCAGCTGCTCGACACCATTCACGTCGAGTACTACGGCTCGATGGTGCCGCTGTCGCAAGTGGCCAATGTGACCTTGCTCGATTCACGCACCATCAGCGTTCAGCCTTGGGAAAAGCCCATGGGCGCCAAGATCGAAAAGGCGATTCGCGAAAGCGAACTGGGCCTGAACCCCGCTTCGCTGGGTGATCTGATCCGCGTGCCGATGCCCGCGATGTCGGAAGAGCGCCGCAAGGAAATGACCAAGCTGGCGCGCACCGAGGGCGAGAACTCCAAGATCGCGATCCGCAATCTGCGCCGCGATGCCAATGAAAGCGTGAAAAAACTGGTCAAGGACAAGGAAGCTTCCGAAGACGATCAGAAGCGTTCGGAAGCCGAAGTGCAGAAGCTGACCGACAAGCACATTGCCGACATCGACGCGCTCGTCGCGTCGAAAGAGCAGGAAATCATGGCCATCTGA
- the pyrH gene encoding UMP kinase, with the protein MTIAKPAHKRILLKLSGEALMGDDQFGINRATIVRMVEEVAEITRLGVQVAVVIGGGNIFRGVAGGSVGMDRATADYMGMLATVMNALALADAMDKQGLTARVMSAIAIEQVVEPYVRPKALQYLEEGKVVVFAAGTGNPFFTTDTAAALRGAEIGAELVLKATKVDGVYTADPQKDPTATRYATLTFDEAINRNLGIMDATAFALCRDQRLPIRVFSIIKPGALKRVVMGEDEGTLVYA; encoded by the coding sequence ATGACCATCGCCAAACCAGCTCACAAGCGCATTCTGCTCAAGTTGTCTGGTGAGGCGCTGATGGGGGACGATCAGTTCGGCATCAACCGCGCGACTATCGTGCGGATGGTGGAAGAAGTTGCCGAAATCACGCGCCTTGGCGTGCAGGTGGCGGTGGTGATTGGTGGTGGCAACATCTTCCGTGGCGTGGCTGGCGGTTCTGTCGGCATGGATCGCGCCACGGCGGATTACATGGGCATGCTGGCCACCGTGATGAACGCGCTGGCGCTGGCGGATGCCATGGACAAGCAGGGTCTCACCGCACGTGTGATGTCCGCCATTGCCATCGAGCAGGTGGTTGAGCCCTATGTGCGCCCCAAGGCGCTGCAATACCTCGAAGAAGGCAAGGTGGTGGTGTTCGCAGCCGGCACCGGCAATCCCTTCTTCACGACCGACACCGCAGCAGCTCTGCGCGGTGCGGAAATCGGTGCCGAGCTCGTGCTCAAGGCCACCAAGGTGGACGGCGTGTACACGGCCGACCCACAAAAAGATCCCACTGCTACCCGCTATGCCACGCTGACCTTCGATGAGGCGATCAACCGCAACCTCGGCATCATGGACGCCACGGCTTTCGCGCTGTGCCGCGACCAGCGTCTGCCGATCCGCGTTTTCTCGATCATCAAGCCCGGCGCACTCAAGCGAGTGGTTATGGGTGAAGACGAAGGCACTCTGGTGTACGCTTGA
- the tsf gene encoding translation elongation factor Ts — MAISASMVAELRAKTDAPMMECKKALTEADGDMAKAEELLRVKLGTKAGKAASRVTAEGVITAFVAGQTGAMIEVNSETDFVSKNDSFIALANAAAKLIAEKNPADVAALGALAYEQDGFGPTLEEVRKGLIGKIGENMSFRRFKRFDGGDLAVYLHGTRIGVMVEYAGDATAAKDVAMHIAAMKPVALSSADVPADLIEKERSVAAAKAEESGKPADIAAKMVEGSVQKYLKEVSLYNQVFVKAADGKQTVEQMLKAANTTIKAFTMYVVGEGIEKKADDFAAEVAAQVAAAKAGA; from the coding sequence ATGGCAATTTCCGCAAGCATGGTCGCTGAACTCCGCGCGAAGACCGACGCGCCGATGATGGAATGCAAGAAGGCTCTGACCGAAGCCGATGGCGACATGGCCAAGGCTGAAGAGCTGCTGCGCGTCAAGCTGGGCACCAAGGCTGGCAAGGCTGCCTCCCGCGTGACAGCTGAAGGCGTGATCACTGCATTCGTGGCTGGCCAAACCGGCGCCATGATCGAAGTGAACAGCGAAACCGACTTCGTGTCGAAGAACGACAGCTTCATCGCTCTGGCCAACGCCGCAGCCAAGCTGATCGCTGAAAAGAACCCCGCTGACGTGGCTGCTCTGGGCGCACTGGCATACGAGCAGGACGGCTTCGGCCCGACGCTCGAAGAAGTCCGCAAGGGCCTGATTGGCAAGATCGGCGAGAACATGTCGTTCCGCCGCTTCAAGCGTTTCGACGGCGGCGATCTGGCTGTCTACCTGCACGGCACACGCATCGGCGTGATGGTCGAGTACGCAGGTGACGCGACTGCCGCCAAGGACGTGGCAATGCACATCGCCGCGATGAAGCCAGTGGCACTGTCGTCCGCCGACGTGCCTGCCGACCTGATCGAGAAAGAGCGCTCGGTCGCTGCTGCCAAGGCTGAAGAGTCCGGCAAGCCAGCTGACATCGCCGCCAAGATGGTCGAAGGCTCGGTGCAGAAGTACCTGAAGGAAGTATCCCTGTACAACCAGGTCTTCGTGAAGGCTGCTGACGGCAAGCAGACCGTCGAGCAGATGCTCAAGGCTGCCAACACCACGATCAAGGCCTTCACGATGTACGTCGTGGGCGAAGGCATCGAGAAGAAGGCTGACGACTTTGCAGCAGAAGTGGCCGCCCAGGTGGCAGCCGCGAAGGCTGGCGCCTGA
- the rpsB gene encoding 30S ribosomal protein S2 — protein MSVTMREMLEAGVHFGHQTRFWNPKMAPFIFGHRNKIHIINLEKSLPMFQDAQKFVKQLSANRGTILMVGTKRQAREILKEEAQRAGVPFVDQRWLGGMLTNFKTVKTSIKRLKDMKAQQETGLEAMSKKEQLVFSRELSKLERDIGGIQDMAALPDAIFVIDVGFHKIAIAEAKKLGIPLIGVVDTNHSPEGIDYVIPGNDDSAKAVTLYARGIADAILEGRANAVNEVVKAVAAEGSDEFVEVDEAAA, from the coding sequence ATGTCCGTTACTATGCGCGAAATGCTGGAAGCCGGTGTCCACTTCGGCCACCAAACCCGCTTCTGGAACCCCAAGATGGCTCCGTTCATCTTCGGTCACCGCAACAAGATTCACATCATCAACCTGGAAAAGTCGCTGCCGATGTTCCAGGATGCGCAGAAGTTCGTCAAGCAACTGTCTGCCAACCGTGGCACCATCCTGATGGTCGGCACGAAGCGTCAAGCCCGTGAGATCCTGAAGGAAGAAGCACAGCGCGCCGGCGTGCCTTTCGTTGACCAACGCTGGTTGGGCGGCATGCTGACCAACTTCAAGACCGTGAAGACTTCCATCAAGCGCCTGAAGGACATGAAGGCTCAGCAGGAAACCGGTCTCGAAGCCATGAGCAAGAAGGAACAATTGGTGTTCTCGCGCGAACTGAGCAAGCTCGAGCGTGACATCGGTGGTATTCAGGATATGGCCGCTCTGCCAGACGCAATCTTCGTGATCGACGTGGGCTTCCACAAGATCGCCATTGCCGAAGCCAAGAAGCTGGGCATTCCCCTGATCGGTGTGGTTGACACGAACCACTCCCCAGAAGGTATCGACTACGTGATCCCCGGCAACGATGACTCTGCCAAGGCCGTGACGCTGTACGCACGTGGCATCGCTGACGCAATCCTCGAAGGCCGCGCCAATGCGGTCAACGAAGTGGTCAAGGCAGTTGCTGCCGAAGGCTCCGACGAATTCGTGGAAGTGGACGAAGCCGCTGCCTAA
- a CDS encoding FAD-dependent oxidoreductase encodes MEIAIVGAGIVGVATAYELACDGHQVTVYEQRSAAAEEASFASSGLLAPSLLIPWASPAVGIHASNLLWGRQPAFRMARGAGLSEYRWLRQWRKAGRTPSALATLQALERLGQFSLERTLKLVKLFQVDIEPSQGTLVLLRHKNDVKKIHPAIEVMNEAGHALSEIDADAARLIEPGLATDTPLTGALYASKGEAANCRLFAQVLRYAAQEYGVKFRFNAQVKSITTHPTGVQITGEPAPRRADAVVLCAGLASAALLRGQGVNLPMAPVYGYTISAPLREDTHAPQGTVIDPLHRITISRQGMRVRVSGGAELGYGGGEHHSDTLQKLYLALSGWFPGGAQLSSSQVQILRGARPTLPDGAPALGASGIPGVWLNAGHGASGWALACGSARALADRIAQAAPAIELDMFGVNRF; translated from the coding sequence ATGGAAATAGCCATTGTGGGCGCTGGCATCGTGGGAGTCGCCACCGCTTATGAACTGGCATGCGACGGACACCAGGTCACGGTGTACGAACAGCGCAGCGCCGCCGCCGAAGAAGCCAGCTTTGCAAGCTCCGGGCTGCTCGCGCCCTCTTTGCTGATTCCGTGGGCCAGTCCCGCGGTCGGCATCCACGCCAGCAATCTGCTCTGGGGACGACAGCCAGCCTTTCGCATGGCGCGTGGAGCTGGACTCAGCGAGTACCGATGGCTCAGGCAGTGGCGCAAGGCAGGTCGCACGCCCTCTGCGCTCGCAACCCTGCAGGCGCTGGAGCGACTGGGGCAGTTCAGCCTCGAGCGCACGCTCAAGCTCGTCAAGCTGTTTCAGGTCGACATTGAACCGAGCCAGGGCACACTTGTGCTGCTGCGCCACAAGAACGACGTCAAGAAGATCCACCCCGCAATCGAAGTGATGAATGAGGCTGGCCACGCCCTCAGCGAAATAGACGCTGATGCAGCGCGCCTGATCGAGCCCGGACTCGCCACCGACACACCACTGACCGGCGCGCTGTACGCGAGCAAGGGCGAGGCCGCCAACTGCCGCCTGTTCGCGCAGGTGCTGCGCTACGCGGCACAGGAGTATGGCGTCAAATTCCGCTTCAACGCACAGGTGAAGTCCATCACCACCCATCCCACAGGCGTGCAGATCACCGGCGAGCCCGCGCCTCGTCGCGCGGATGCCGTCGTGCTCTGCGCGGGTCTAGCCAGCGCCGCACTGCTGCGCGGTCAGGGCGTGAACCTGCCGATGGCGCCGGTGTACGGATACACCATCAGCGCACCGTTGCGCGAAGACACCCATGCGCCGCAAGGTACCGTGATTGACCCACTGCACCGCATCACCATTTCCAGGCAAGGCATGCGCGTGCGCGTCTCCGGCGGAGCCGAACTGGGCTACGGCGGGGGAGAGCATCACTCCGACACGTTGCAGAAACTCTATCTCGCGCTCTCGGGCTGGTTTCCAGGTGGTGCGCAACTGTCGTCGTCGCAGGTGCAGATCCTGCGCGGCGCACGCCCCACCCTGCCCGATGGTGCACCCGCGCTGGGCGCAAGCGGCATTCCGGGCGTCTGGCTAAATGCCGGTCACGGTGCCAGCGGCTGGGCGCTCGCCTGCGGCAGCGCGCGGGCACTGGCCGACCGCATTGCACAGGCCGCACCCGCGATCGAGCTCGACATGTTCGGCGTCAACCGTTTCTAG
- a CDS encoding NAD(P)H-hydrate dehydratase encodes MLLRVHFDQDHPLHNTTATRTLEAVGIAATGPHVLMQRAGAAAARLAAAIAPHAQRIWVACGAGNNGGDGLEAAALLRNQRRNVSVSWLGSPESASDDTRKSWQRAIDSGVRFLDEPPSDLGEEDLCIDALLGIGLSAGNTARQPSPELLRLLSAIRTTRATVLCIDLPSGLIADSGQLAPGFEQPASDTASIPSARHTLSLLTLKPGLFTGAGRDEAGTVWLDDLDLNHGDLPPSALLAGAPPSSHRLHASHKGSWGDVAVVGGEGLRERGMGMTGAALLAATAALHAGAGRVMLAPLAADLLQPPADQPEIMLRRFGMLELERITVVCGCGGGEAVRPVLPEVLRRSLRLVLDADALNAITIDPALQALLLARASNPSHMTAMTPHPLEAARLLGTDTAAVQADRLAAAQQLADRFACIVILKGSGSIIAAPRTTPCINPTGNARLATGGTGDVLAGLLGARLASISNDARLHTQAFAATLSACWQHGLMADEWPTNSALTASGLARQLTS; translated from the coding sequence ATGCTGCTGCGCGTTCATTTCGATCAGGATCACCCGCTCCACAACACAACCGCCACACGGACGCTCGAGGCCGTGGGCATCGCCGCCACCGGACCACATGTGCTGATGCAGCGCGCCGGTGCCGCCGCAGCCCGGCTCGCAGCAGCCATCGCTCCGCACGCGCAGCGGATCTGGGTGGCCTGCGGGGCGGGCAACAACGGTGGCGATGGCCTGGAAGCCGCCGCGCTGCTGCGCAACCAGCGACGCAACGTCAGCGTGAGCTGGCTGGGCTCGCCTGAATCCGCATCCGACGACACCCGAAAGTCATGGCAGAGAGCCATCGACAGCGGCGTGCGTTTTCTGGATGAACCCCCAAGCGATCTCGGTGAAGAGGATCTGTGCATCGACGCGCTGCTCGGCATTGGCCTGTCGGCGGGCAACACCGCACGCCAGCCGTCACCCGAATTACTGCGTCTACTGTCGGCCATCCGCACCACCCGCGCCACCGTGCTGTGCATTGATCTGCCGAGTGGCCTGATTGCAGATTCGGGCCAACTGGCACCAGGTTTCGAGCAGCCCGCGAGCGACACGGCAAGCATACCAAGCGCTCGCCACACCCTGAGCCTGCTGACGTTGAAACCCGGCCTCTTCACCGGCGCTGGCCGTGACGAAGCGGGTACAGTCTGGCTCGACGATCTGGATCTGAACCACGGCGATCTCCCTCCATCCGCCCTGCTCGCAGGCGCTCCACCCAGTTCGCACCGCCTCCATGCCAGCCACAAGGGCAGTTGGGGCGATGTCGCCGTCGTCGGCGGAGAGGGTTTGCGGGAGCGCGGCATGGGCATGACGGGCGCAGCCCTGCTTGCCGCGACGGCTGCACTGCACGCCGGAGCAGGTCGCGTGATGCTCGCGCCGCTCGCTGCCGATCTGCTGCAGCCGCCCGCCGATCAACCGGAAATCATGCTGCGCCGCTTCGGCATGCTGGAGCTTGAAAGGATCACCGTCGTCTGCGGCTGTGGTGGCGGCGAGGCGGTGCGCCCCGTGCTGCCCGAGGTACTGCGCAGATCTCTGCGACTGGTGCTCGATGCCGATGCGCTCAACGCCATCACCATTGATCCGGCACTGCAGGCCCTGCTGCTGGCGCGTGCGAGCAACCCATCGCACATGACAGCGATGACGCCCCACCCGCTTGAAGCCGCGCGCCTGCTGGGCACCGATACTGCCGCTGTTCAGGCCGACCGCCTTGCAGCCGCGCAGCAACTGGCCGACCGCTTCGCCTGCATCGTGATCCTCAAAGGCTCGGGCAGCATCATCGCCGCCCCGCGCACAACGCCCTGCATCAACCCCACCGGCAATGCACGCCTTGCAACCGGCGGAACCGGCGATGTGCTGGCGGGACTGCTGGGCGCACGCCTCGCATCGATCAGCAACGATGCAAGATTGCACACACAGGCATTTGCCGCGACGCTATCGGCCTGTTGGCAACACGGACTGATGGCCGATGAATGGCCGACGAACAGTGCCCTGACGGCATCCGGACTGGCCAGACAACTGACTTCATAG
- a CDS encoding MlaD family protein, which produces MTEPEKEREPVHGPLPPMESDELLRPVANLERKAVAMLLFTMLLVVGAAIYLMYARGVFEPTQRLVLTADDSQGVSVGMDMTFQGFPIGRVRKIELADNAEVHILIDVPRKDAHWLRSTSVFTLVSGIVGGTTIKAYSGILTDPQLEDGAMRPVLRGDATAEIPQLMAQARELLENLNAMTSQGSALGGVVENVRSLTESLNGPGGALKVLTGNEADSKKVAITLDRINQLLARMDGVVAKADKQVFGAGKDAGLVQDVRGAVLQLNGLLTDTRQSLTKIDAVLVEAQGIAANANEATTDLGALRSEVDANLRKVESLLNDINRKWPFAKDSELKLP; this is translated from the coding sequence ATGACAGAACCCGAAAAAGAACGAGAGCCGGTGCATGGCCCGCTGCCGCCGATGGAAAGCGACGAGCTGCTGCGCCCCGTCGCGAACCTCGAGCGCAAGGCGGTGGCGATGCTGTTGTTCACCATGCTGCTGGTCGTCGGTGCGGCGATCTATCTGATGTATGCGCGCGGCGTGTTCGAGCCCACGCAACGGCTTGTTCTCACGGCGGACGATTCGCAGGGCGTGTCGGTCGGCATGGATATGACCTTTCAGGGCTTTCCGATTGGCCGCGTGCGCAAGATCGAGCTGGCAGACAACGCGGAAGTCCACATCCTCATCGACGTGCCGCGCAAGGACGCGCACTGGCTGCGCTCGACCAGCGTGTTCACGCTGGTGAGCGGCATCGTCGGCGGCACGACCATCAAGGCCTACAGCGGCATCTTGACCGATCCGCAGCTCGAGGACGGCGCCATGCGCCCGGTGCTGCGCGGCGACGCGACGGCCGAGATCCCCCAGCTCATGGCGCAGGCGCGCGAACTGTTGGAGAACCTCAACGCCATGACCAGCCAGGGCTCGGCGCTGGGTGGCGTGGTCGAGAACGTGCGTTCGCTCACCGAAAGCCTGAATGGGCCGGGTGGGGCGCTCAAGGTGCTGACCGGCAACGAGGCCGATTCGAAGAAGGTGGCGATCACGCTGGACCGCATCAACCAGCTGCTCGCGCGCATGGATGGCGTGGTGGCCAAGGCGGACAAGCAGGTCTTCGGCGCGGGCAAGGATGCCGGGCTGGTGCAGGACGTGCGTGGTGCGGTGCTGCAGCTCAATGGCCTGCTGACCGACACCCGCCAGAGCCTTACCAAGATCGACGCGGTGCTGGTCGAGGCCCAGGGCATTGCCGCCAACGCGAACGAGGCGACGACGGATCTCGGTGCGCTGCGTAGCGAGGTCGATGCCAATCTGCGCAAGGTGGAGAGCCTGCTGAACGATATCAACCGCAAATGGCCGTTTGCGAAGGACTCGGAGCTGAAACTGCCATGA
- a CDS encoding ABC transporter permease, translating into MSAAQGVVELPDRIWAMVRGWAVSWWRIVYLGAVVLVLMLSPSSYNRATRWRLARHMYLETAPILIGHTLLAALLSLVITRIVVVTAQSYGLSRYALEMVIRVLVLELIPLTAALFVAMRATIPNGTKLALMQQSGHFDALRAHGADPIRVELLPRVIAGIYASVTLAALSCVVALLMAYVGVYGLSTAGLPLYTRMFGHVFTPQITFIFAFKTVFFSLAIALIPMAEGLYADARTDRNGMPRQLDSELGGLARMFAVLLLIEAASLVGNYY; encoded by the coding sequence ATGAGTGCAGCACAGGGCGTTGTTGAACTGCCGGACCGCATCTGGGCCATGGTGCGTGGCTGGGCCGTGTCCTGGTGGCGCATCGTTTACTTGGGCGCCGTGGTGCTGGTGCTGATGCTTTCGCCGTCGAGCTACAACCGCGCCACGCGTTGGCGTCTGGCCCGGCACATGTATCTGGAGACGGCCCCCATCCTCATCGGCCACACGCTGCTGGCGGCGCTGCTGAGTCTGGTGATCACGCGCATCGTGGTGGTCACGGCGCAGAGCTACGGCCTGTCGCGTTATGCGCTCGAGATGGTGATCCGCGTGCTGGTGCTGGAGCTGATTCCGCTGACTGCCGCATTGTTCGTGGCGATGCGCGCCACCATTCCCAACGGCACCAAGCTCGCGTTGATGCAGCAGTCTGGTCATTTCGATGCACTGCGTGCGCACGGGGCCGACCCGATTCGCGTGGAGCTGTTGCCACGCGTGATTGCAGGCATTTACGCCAGCGTGACGCTGGCGGCGCTGTCGTGCGTGGTCGCGCTGCTCATGGCCTATGTGGGGGTGTATGGACTCAGCACGGCAGGTCTGCCGCTCTACACGCGCATGTTCGGTCATGTGTTCACGCCTCAGATCACCTTCATCTTCGCGTTCAAGACCGTGTTCTTCAGCCTCGCGATTGCACTGATCCCGATGGCTGAGGGGCTATACGCGGATGCACGCACCGACCGCAACGGCATGCCGCGCCAGCTCGATTCCGAACTCGGAGGGCTCGCGCGTATGTTTGCCGTGCTGCTGCTCATCGAGGCCGCCTCGCTGGTGGGCAACTACTACTGA
- a CDS encoding MerR family transcriptional regulator translates to MSIQSPQYRIGDAARLSGISAASIRYYEKEGLLPAQSRADNQYRLYNDDEIHRLRFVRLCRAMDMSLGEVRSLLALDGAEEHDAHAACVTLDEHLEHVRTRLGELQTLEQELLSLRGRCDGAGGHCHVIEALHERADADPVPAPQPQPARKRHV, encoded by the coding sequence ATGTCCATTCAAAGCCCCCAATACCGTATCGGAGATGCCGCACGCCTGTCCGGCATTTCGGCAGCCAGCATTCGTTATTACGAGAAGGAAGGGCTGTTGCCAGCCCAGTCACGGGCGGACAACCAGTACCGGCTGTACAACGACGACGAAATTCATCGTTTGCGTTTCGTGCGGCTGTGCCGCGCGATGGACATGTCGCTGGGTGAGGTGCGCTCGCTACTGGCGCTCGATGGAGCCGAAGAGCACGATGCGCATGCCGCCTGCGTGACTCTTGACGAACATCTGGAGCATGTGCGCACCCGGCTAGGCGAGCTGCAGACGCTGGAGCAGGAGCTGCTCTCGCTGCGCGGGCGTTGTGACGGCGCGGGCGGGCACTGCCACGTGATCGAGGCGCTGCACGAGCGCGCCGACGCGGATCCGGTGCCAGCACCACAACCGCAGCCTGCACGCAAGCGCCATGTCTGA
- a CDS encoding cation-translocating P-type ATPase, with protein sequence MSQSTPLPESPASHGHDHKGHDHGHQHDHASHAAATKKKTAPPAMGCGACCGGDTSAQAEGDDDHAGHDHGVLPGWPRIYAALAVALGAEVAHWYELQYVGMALAVIAILLSGLGVYKAGIQSLLKLKLGIHALMAVAVTGAFLIGQWPEAAMVMALYAAAERIEDQAMDKARNAIRSLLNLAPETADVMQADGRIQKTAVSDVPMGATVRVAPGALVPLDGTVTQGESAVNQAPITGESQLADKAVGDTLYAGSVNQNGELQMQVTAPPGNTLLARIVHAVEEAQASRAPTQRFVDRFAQVYTPIVFVLALLLAVLAPLVANWSWHDSIYQALALLVIACPCALVISTPVTVVSALTAAAKRGILIKGGSALEEARKLKVIALDKTGTLTTGSPALVQWQAIRAGNGEDAAHIAWQLASRSDHPVSRAIATGLAQKLPAQIDNNVQDLKALPGRGVEGSIFGQRYVLGNLRVMREMGVADDALDKQLDEQEKQGRTVTLLADERSVLAFFAVADPLRSTSREAVEQLKSLGVEPIVLSGDNPSTVKAVAAEAGIADARGGLLPHDKLELLADFQKTKGPTAMTGDGINDAPALAKADVGFAMGGAHSTGMAMETAAVVLMNDDLRRIPDTVRLSQSAHSILWQNISLALGIKVVFFILALTGNATMWMAVVADMGVSLLVVANGLRLRNWTGK encoded by the coding sequence ATGAGCCAAAGCACCCCACTTCCAGAATCCCCTGCAAGCCATGGTCATGATCACAAGGGTCACGACCATGGCCATCAGCACGATCATGCATCCCACGCTGCCGCCACAAAGAAGAAGACGGCTCCGCCCGCTATGGGCTGCGGGGCCTGCTGCGGCGGCGACACGTCTGCCCAGGCCGAAGGCGACGACGACCACGCGGGCCACGACCACGGCGTGCTGCCTGGCTGGCCGCGCATCTACGCGGCACTGGCGGTCGCGCTGGGCGCAGAGGTCGCGCACTGGTATGAGCTGCAGTACGTGGGCATGGCGCTTGCCGTCATCGCCATTCTGCTATCGGGCCTCGGCGTCTACAAGGCGGGCATCCAGAGTCTTTTGAAGCTCAAGCTCGGCATCCATGCGCTCATGGCCGTGGCGGTGACCGGCGCTTTCCTCATCGGCCAATGGCCCGAGGCGGCTATGGTGATGGCACTCTACGCAGCAGCCGAGCGCATCGAAGACCAAGCCATGGACAAGGCGCGCAACGCCATCCGCAGCCTGCTCAATCTCGCGCCCGAGACCGCCGACGTAATGCAAGCCGACGGCCGCATTCAGAAGACCGCCGTGAGCGATGTGCCCATGGGCGCGACGGTGCGCGTCGCCCCCGGCGCGCTGGTTCCGCTCGACGGCACCGTCACGCAGGGAGAAAGCGCCGTCAATCAGGCCCCGATCACCGGCGAAAGCCAACTGGCCGACAAGGCCGTGGGGGATACGCTCTATGCGGGCAGCGTCAATCAGAATGGCGAGCTGCAGATGCAGGTAACCGCCCCACCTGGCAACACCCTCCTCGCGCGCATCGTGCACGCCGTCGAAGAGGCCCAGGCCTCGCGGGCGCCCACGCAGCGCTTTGTTGACCGCTTCGCCCAGGTCTACACTCCCATCGTCTTCGTGCTGGCCTTGCTGCTGGCTGTGCTGGCGCCGCTGGTCGCCAACTGGTCCTGGCACGACTCGATCTACCAGGCCCTCGCCCTGTTGGTGATCGCCTGCCCTTGTGCGCTGGTGATCTCCACACCCGTCACTGTCGTGAGCGCGCTCACCGCCGCCGCCAAGCGCGGCATCCTGATCAAGGGCGGCAGCGCGCTCGAAGAGGCCCGCAAGCTCAAAGTCATCGCCCTCGACAAGACCGGCACACTGACCACCGGCAGCCCCGCCCTCGTGCAATGGCAGGCAATTCGCGCTGGCAACGGTGAGGACGCAGCTCACATTGCCTGGCAGTTGGCCAGCCGCTCGGACCATCCCGTCTCGCGTGCCATCGCGACGGGGCTCGCGCAGAAGTTGCCCGCACAAATCGACAACAACGTGCAAGATCTCAAGGCTCTGCCCGGTCGTGGCGTGGAAGGCAGCATCTTCGGGCAGCGCTATGTGCTGGGCAACCTGCGCGTAATGCGCGAAATGGGCGTGGCCGACGACGCGCTGGACAAGCAACTCGACGAGCAGGAAAAGCAAGGCCGCACCGTCACGCTGCTGGCGGATGAGCGCTCGGTACTTGCCTTTTTCGCTGTGGCCGACCCGCTGCGCAGCACCTCGCGCGAAGCGGTCGAACAACTCAAGTCCTTGGGCGTCGAGCCTATCGTGCTGAGCGGCGACAACCCCTCCACCGTCAAGGCCGTGGCCGCCGAGGCCGGTATCGCCGACGCGCGTGGCGGCCTGCTGCCGCACGACAAGCTCGAACTGCTCGCCGACTTCCAGAAAACCAAAGGCCCCACCGCCATGACTGGCGACGGCATCAACGACGCCCCCGCCCTCGCCAAGGCCGATGTCGGCTTCGCCATGGGCGGAGCCCACTCCACCGGCATGGCCATGGAAACTGCAGCCGTCGTCCTCATGAACGACGACCTGCGCCGCATCCCCGATACCGTGCGCCTCTCGCAATCGGCGCACAGCATCCTGTGGCAGAACATCAGCCTCGCACTCGGCATCAAAGTAGTGTTCTTCATCCTCGCCCTCACAGGGAACGCAACCATGTGGATGGCCGTGGTGGCGGACATGGGGGTTTCGTTGCTGGTGGTGGCGAACGGGCTGCGACTGAGGAACTGGACAGGCAAGTAG